In Virgibacillus sp. NKC19-16, a single genomic region encodes these proteins:
- a CDS encoding lysozyme family protein: protein MKGINGIFLLFFVLMMFVFLFLGSVIMVISGDDPAKEESSGDQQQTDAPSCRFNTINDDVERYRDYFEKYASENGIEDHTEILMGMTMQESGGRLADVMQSSESMGDPVNTINDPETSIEQGVSYFADVLEQAEGDTELALQAYNMGSGYIDYVEENNNGEYSQESAEAFGNEQAVEMGWGNYGDENYVDNVMRYLEGCENAEGEGDSDWGLPLDFITVTSEFGMRDHPIHNEQRLHAGIDFGCSTGDSLYAVADGTVIVSVVQNTGLGQHVKIEHASDEYSVYGHMSVISVNTWDDVKQGDKIGECGSTGASTGDHLHLEYHRTNNATNEDKEDPREVLGLEE, encoded by the coding sequence TTGAAAGGTATCAATGGTATTTTCCTATTATTTTTTGTTTTGATGATGTTTGTTTTTTTGTTTTTAGGAAGTGTGATCATGGTGATTTCGGGTGATGACCCTGCGAAAGAAGAAAGCAGTGGAGACCAGCAACAAACGGATGCGCCTTCCTGTCGTTTTAATACGATTAATGATGATGTGGAACGTTATCGGGATTATTTTGAAAAATATGCATCTGAAAATGGCATTGAAGATCATACAGAAATCTTAATGGGAATGACGATGCAGGAATCGGGAGGTCGGTTAGCGGATGTGATGCAGTCCTCTGAATCTATGGGAGATCCCGTTAATACGATTAATGACCCGGAAACGTCGATTGAACAGGGTGTATCTTATTTTGCGGATGTATTGGAACAGGCAGAAGGTGATACGGAATTAGCGTTACAAGCCTATAACATGGGTAGTGGCTATATTGATTATGTGGAGGAAAACAATAACGGGGAATATAGTCAGGAATCAGCAGAAGCCTTTGGAAATGAACAAGCGGTTGAAATGGGTTGGGGTAATTATGGTGATGAAAATTATGTAGATAACGTCATGCGTTATTTAGAAGGTTGTGAGAATGCAGAGGGTGAAGGTGATAGCGATTGGGGGTTGCCTTTGGATTTCATAACGGTAACTTCGGAGTTTGGGATGCGTGATCATCCCATCCATAATGAACAACGTTTGCATGCCGGTATTGATTTTGGTTGTAGTACAGGTGATAGTCTTTATGCGGTTGCGGATGGTACGGTCATTGTTTCTGTTGTACAGAATACTGGTTTAGGGCAGCATGTAAAGATTGAACATGCCAGTGATGAGTATAGTGTGTATGGTCATATGTCGGTTATCTCTGTAAATACATGGGATGATGTAAAGCAAGGCGATAAGATTGGAGAATGTGGGTCAACAGGTGCTTCAACGGGTGACCATTTACACTTAGAATATCATAGAACAAATAATGCGACTAATGAGGATAAAGAAGACCCTAGAGAAGTGTTAGGATTGGAGGAATAA
- a CDS encoding nucleotidyltransferase family protein yields MIDKAVKMNGFNKDIDTQKVILKDILNLSEDLRQALKTSQLELKNYYIGAGFLVQTVWNYLSGNSLDYGIGDIDIVYFDAEDLSFEKEKEMEVKLTSLLNNLPFKVDVKNEARVHLWYEEKFGFKIEPYQSLEEAINTWPTTATSMGVRNGENDQFEVYAPYGLNDLFGMIVRPNKLQITREIYEKKLTNGKNCGQNSLLFHGITIRSDLLQLSGAFFE; encoded by the coding sequence TTGATTGATAAGGCAGTAAAAATGAATGGTTTTAATAAAGATATAGATACTCAAAAGGTAATTTTAAAGGATATTTTAAATTTGAGTGAGGACTTACGACAAGCCTTGAAAACATCGCAATTGGAATTAAAAAATTACTATATTGGAGCAGGCTTTCTAGTTCAAACTGTCTGGAATTATTTATCAGGGAATTCTTTGGATTATGGAATTGGAGACATTGATATTGTTTATTTTGATGCTGAGGATTTAAGCTTTGAAAAAGAAAAGGAGATGGAAGTCAAATTAACGTCTTTACTTAATAATCTCCCATTTAAGGTGGACGTAAAGAATGAAGCTAGAGTTCATCTTTGGTATGAAGAGAAATTTGGTTTTAAAATAGAACCATATCAATCATTAGAGGAGGCAATTAATACTTGGCCAACAACTGCAACGTCAATGGGTGTTAGAAACGGAGAGAATGATCAATTTGAAGTGTATGCCCCTTATGGATTGAATGACCTTTTCGGTATGATTGTAAGGCCTAACAAGTTACAGATAACACGCGAAATTTATGAAAAAAAGCTGACAAATGGAAAAAACTGTGGCCAGAACTCATTGTTGTTCCATGGAATAACGATTAGATCAGATCTCCTTCAACTATCGGGCGCATTTTTCGAATAG
- a CDS encoding GrpB family protein, which translates to MRKAEVTPYNKSWPKMFEKEASKLHAVFGSEIIQIHHVGSTSVKGLKAKPVIDIMPVVKSISRIDEYNAAMIDIGYEPKGENGIQGRRFYQKGGDERTHHVHVYESGSSNIERHLAFRDYLRTYPEALKKYADLKEELSKRFLYDVASYTKEKGQLVSEIESKAVIWYQNLK; encoded by the coding sequence ATGAGAAAGGCCGAAGTGACTCCCTATAACAAGAGTTGGCCTAAGATGTTTGAAAAAGAGGCTAGTAAATTACATGCTGTTTTTGGTTCTGAAATCATTCAAATTCATCACGTTGGCAGCACGTCAGTAAAAGGACTAAAGGCAAAACCAGTTATTGATATAATGCCTGTGGTAAAAAGCATTAGCCGGATTGATGAATATAACGCGGCAATGATCGATATTGGCTACGAGCCAAAAGGAGAAAATGGGATACAAGGACGGCGGTTTTACCAAAAAGGAGGGGACGAGCGAACTCATCACGTCCATGTTTATGAGTCAGGTAGTTCTAACATTGAACGTCACCTAGCATTCCGTGACTATCTGCGAACGTATCCTGAAGCTTTGAAAAAATATGCTGATTTAAAAGAAGAATTGTCCAAGCGTTTTCTTTATGATGTCGCATCATATACTAAAGAAAAGGGGCAGTTAGTATCGGAGATTGAAAGTAAAGCAGTAATTTGGTATCAAAACTTAAAATGA
- a CDS encoding DJ-1/PfpI family protein, with protein MSNNRQWKVGIFLFDNVEVLDFAGPFEVFSVTTSENGEKPFAVETISEVGNMVSARNGLKVQPDYSIDNMPQFDILIIPGGLGAREREIHNENVIKWIANQKQNVQLMTSVCTGSLLLAKAGLLKNKKCTTHWASLERLEKEFPEVDVQRDVKFVDEKDIITSGGISAGINMSFHIVKRLLGDKVAQKTAKRMEYDIVV; from the coding sequence ATGAGTAATAATAGACAATGGAAAGTAGGCATTTTTTTATTTGATAATGTAGAAGTCCTAGACTTCGCAGGTCCCTTTGAAGTTTTTTCTGTAACAACGTCAGAAAACGGTGAAAAACCTTTTGCTGTAGAAACAATATCGGAAGTAGGCAACATGGTGAGTGCTCGAAATGGTTTAAAAGTACAGCCAGATTATAGCATTGATAATATGCCGCAATTTGATATTCTAATCATTCCCGGGGGCTTGGGAGCCAGAGAACGGGAAATACATAATGAAAATGTAATAAAGTGGATTGCAAACCAAAAGCAAAACGTTCAACTAATGACCTCTGTATGTACGGGTTCATTACTGTTAGCAAAAGCAGGTTTACTAAAAAACAAAAAATGTACAACTCATTGGGCGAGTCTTGAAAGGCTAGAAAAAGAATTCCCGGAAGTCGATGTACAACGAGATGTTAAATTTGTAGATGAAAAAGATATTATTACATCTGGTGGAATTTCAGCAGGTATCAATATGTCCTTTCATATCGTTAAACGACTGTTAGGTGATAAGGTAGCCCAGAAAACGGCTAAAAGAATGGAATATGATATCGTTGTTTAA
- a CDS encoding alcohol dehydrogenase catalytic domain-containing protein, with translation MKQYTLMLIDKKSLEWEIQELPALGVNEVLIKTVISAVSVGAELSQYDESDVTDINPDYPRNTGYENYGEVVRVGGNVRSVHTGDKVVAFYGHKDFSIEKENNVIPVSEDIPSTQALLTILSCDSAKGVLKLDPNPKDKVLVTGMGTIGLLAVYFLKHYIGVDHIDVIEPDCRRRHIAKEFGAKNAFDLQDKLEGKYEHGLECSGMHGAFGILQSSIRQYGKICILSDGNKEELKLGPEFYEKELCIVGSSDGWDYKRHSQWFFKYVKKTPYIDQIFEYETTKENLMQCFKELSNGTINPLKVLVRY, from the coding sequence ATGAAACAATATACATTAATGCTAATAGATAAAAAATCACTGGAATGGGAAATTCAAGAATTACCCGCTTTAGGTGTAAATGAGGTTTTAATAAAAACAGTTATTAGTGCCGTAAGTGTAGGGGCGGAATTGTCCCAGTATGATGAAAGTGATGTTACAGATATAAACCCTGATTATCCCAGAAATACTGGATACGAAAATTACGGGGAAGTGGTAAGGGTTGGAGGTAACGTTCGGTCAGTGCATACTGGCGATAAGGTAGTTGCGTTTTATGGTCATAAGGATTTTTCAATAGAGAAAGAAAATAATGTAATTCCTGTTTCTGAGGATATACCTAGTACTCAAGCATTGCTCACAATATTATCTTGTGATTCCGCAAAAGGTGTCTTGAAACTAGATCCAAATCCTAAGGATAAAGTGCTTGTAACGGGGATGGGAACCATAGGGTTACTGGCCGTCTATTTTTTAAAGCATTATATTGGTGTCGATCATATTGATGTCATCGAACCTGACTGTAGGCGGAGGCATATAGCAAAGGAATTTGGTGCGAAGAATGCTTTTGATTTACAAGATAAATTGGAGGGAAAATATGAACACGGTTTAGAGTGCTCAGGAATGCACGGTGCATTTGGGATACTGCAAAGTTCTATCAGACAGTACGGTAAAATTTGCATTTTGTCTGATGGAAATAAAGAAGAACTTAAATTAGGACCAGAGTTTTATGAGAAAGAATTATGTATAGTAGGTTCAAGTGATGGATGGGATTATAAAAGGCACTCACAATGGTTTTTTAAGTATGTAAAGAAAACACCCTATATAGATCAAATATTTGAATATGAAACAACTAAGGAAAATCTGATGCAGTGCTTTAAAGAATTAAGTAATGGAACAATTAACCCTTTAAAGGTACTTGTACGGTATTAG
- a CDS encoding GNAT family N-acetyltransferase — protein sequence MRTILQFININLEKHCKEVVEFRRDSFVVSFGDASGFDKEDYLHSMKEKIANYPEGFVLVKENNKYIGQLELSIREYEGKDIGYVHLYYLTQEERGKGKGQELHDYAKQFFKSNNVNEFHLRASPTNTSAIKFYRKIGMNEIGPEVNGKVVRMRAYI from the coding sequence GTGAGAACTATTCTTCAGTTTATAAACATTAACTTGGAAAAGCATTGTAAAGAGGTAGTTGAATTCCGAAGAGATTCGTTCGTAGTAAGTTTTGGTGATGCCTCTGGCTTTGATAAAGAGGATTATCTTCACTCTATGAAAGAAAAAATAGCTAATTATCCAGAGGGCTTTGTTTTGGTTAAGGAAAATAATAAATATATCGGTCAACTTGAGTTGTCCATTCGGGAGTATGAAGGCAAAGATATTGGTTATGTACACTTGTATTATCTAACCCAGGAAGAGCGCGGCAAGGGTAAGGGACAAGAGTTACACGATTATGCTAAGCAGTTTTTTAAAAGCAATAATGTTAATGAATTTCATTTAAGAGCATCTCCTACTAATACCTCTGCAATCAAGTTTTACCGCAAGATCGGTATGAATGAAATAGGTCCAGAAGTGAATGGAAAAGTGGTCAGAATGCGGGCGTATATATAA
- a CDS encoding undecaprenyl-diphosphate phosphatase codes for MQDLWLLLKYIFLGLFQGFTEPIPISSSGHLVILQKIINIGNDGFDFLILVNFGSLIAVIMIYRSDITSIAKNSISFLSSKSKSPENKDSFDLVLYLVIGTIPAGIIGLIYGDFIEAELGGILTVGVGLIVTGIFLWIIRNKKGTKNDRQLTWKDAIIVGLAQSVSLIPGISRSGATVVASMLSGMERETALRFSFFLYIPVSLGTMLLSIDTLVEKNISEVWIPYTLALLASIIASYFSLKLFINVMEKGKLKYFSFYCLVVGVLVLLFLL; via the coding sequence ATGCAGGATTTATGGTTACTATTAAAATATATATTTTTAGGGTTATTTCAAGGTTTTACGGAGCCCATTCCAATTTCATCAAGCGGCCATCTTGTTATCCTTCAAAAAATAATTAATATAGGAAATGACGGATTTGATTTTTTAATTTTGGTTAATTTTGGATCATTGATTGCTGTGATTATGATTTATAGAAGTGATATAACTTCAATTGCGAAGAATTCAATATCTTTTTTGAGTTCGAAAAGCAAAAGTCCTGAAAATAAAGATTCCTTTGATCTTGTTTTATATTTAGTAATTGGTACTATTCCAGCAGGGATAATTGGACTTATCTATGGGGATTTTATAGAAGCAGAGCTTGGTGGTATCTTGACTGTAGGTGTTGGGTTAATTGTCACTGGAATATTTTTATGGATTATTCGAAATAAAAAGGGAACTAAGAATGACCGTCAACTTACTTGGAAGGATGCCATCATAGTAGGTCTAGCCCAGTCTGTTTCTTTGATCCCTGGGATAAGTCGTTCTGGAGCAACTGTTGTTGCAAGTATGTTATCAGGAATGGAACGAGAAACTGCTCTTAGATTTTCTTTTTTCTTGTACATACCCGTAAGTTTAGGTACTATGTTGCTTTCTATTGATACACTTGTTGAAAAAAACATTTCAGAGGTTTGGATCCCATACACACTTGCTTTATTAGCTTCTATTATTGCGTCTTATTTCTCTTTAAAATTGTTTATAAACGTTATGGAAAAAGGTAAACTAAAATACTTCTCTTTTTATTGTTTAGTAGTTGGAGTACTCGTGTTACTGTTCTTATTATAA
- a CDS encoding PspC domain-containing protein: MQNKLIKSSTDKAISGVCGGIADYFGISSLGVRILFIILPANLLIYLILVYTIPNSPPTL, translated from the coding sequence GTGCAAAATAAACTAATAAAATCTTCGACAGATAAAGCTATATCTGGAGTTTGTGGCGGTATTGCTGATTATTTTGGTATATCTTCTCTTGGAGTAAGAATACTTTTCATTATTTTACCGGCTAATCTTCTAATCTATCTAATTCTTGTATATACAATACCCAATAGTCCACCAACATTGTAA
- a CDS encoding helicase encodes MDIKNKEIYPNCQTTTRTVEVDGLTKSQLINKLKQQSILMNEFGKMLFADNKFTTSISKYTLKTVELAVQDLGLLDGGTITQIFSRANQLGLELCPLELAPYLRLRYLDQPEGELNSYQQHQAPYGSITVASKILTEDDKFPKGFYLRCIDGVLWLRGYVCDERHVWEPSDHFIFVKE; translated from the coding sequence ATGGACATCAAAAACAAGGAGATATACCCTAACTGCCAGACTACTACTAGAACAGTTGAGGTAGATGGTCTTACCAAATCACAGCTTATTAATAAATTAAAACAGCAATCCATTTTGATGAATGAGTTTGGAAAAATGCTGTTCGCTGATAATAAGTTCACAACCTCTATTAGTAAATACACATTGAAAACAGTTGAGCTAGCCGTACAGGATCTCGGTTTGCTGGATGGTGGTACCATAACCCAAATTTTTAGTAGAGCTAATCAACTTGGTTTGGAACTATGTCCATTGGAACTTGCCCCTTATCTGAGGCTTAGATATCTTGATCAACCTGAAGGTGAATTAAATAGCTATCAGCAACACCAAGCCCCATATGGTTCCATTACGGTAGCTTCAAAAATACTTACTGAAGATGATAAATTTCCAAAGGGTTTTTATCTTAGATGTATTGATGGTGTACTTTGGCTTCGGGGGTATGTTTGTGATGAACGGCACGTTTGGGAGCCAAGCGACCACTTTATCTTTGTTAAGGAATAG
- a CDS encoding VOC family protein: protein MSTIHLKLLFSIEAESAAKFYTELFDEGNILQTTHYPMDRSECVACGIDAANAGQVMNVDFRIGETIFTAINGKEGEEYNYTSSATLLLYCGSDEEYGSYVKQLSKNGKLVKKEKRFSLIQDQFGVFWRVTKDTGKQKIKPYFQFPVSTSLEDTLNSYKKIFPNMSIEKVKPNFESEEEFNIEIHNQSVIFAKAKHTKNFTESISFIVMCKNRTDVNFYWEKFSEAADGDGLHRGDSAFLVDNKGIWWQLITQDLSEMMRDTEHLEHSINELNGNEEICTDEIMKRRK, encoded by the coding sequence ATGTCTACTATCCATTTAAAGTTATTATTCTCCATCGAGGCTGAAAGTGCAGCTAAATTTTATACAGAACTTTTTGACGAGGGTAATATACTGCAAACAACTCATTATCCAATGGACAGAAGTGAATGCGTAGCCTGTGGTATAGATGCAGCTAATGCTGGACAAGTGATGAATGTAGATTTTAGAATTGGTGAAACCATCTTTACAGCAATTAATGGTAAAGAAGGAGAAGAATATAATTACACATCTTCTGCAACTCTATTGCTATATTGTGGTTCTGATGAAGAATATGGGTCTTATGTTAAGCAACTATCAAAGAACGGCAAATTAGTGAAAAAAGAGAAACGGTTTAGTTTAATTCAAGACCAATTTGGCGTATTTTGGAGAGTCACTAAAGATACAGGCAAACAGAAAATTAAACCTTATTTTCAATTTCCTGTAAGCACTTCCCTTGAGGATACTTTGAATAGCTATAAAAAAATATTCCCTAACATGTCTATAGAGAAAGTAAAGCCTAATTTTGAATCTGAAGAAGAATTTAATATAGAGATTCATAATCAGTCAGTTATCTTCGCTAAGGCAAAACATACCAAGAATTTTACAGAATCAATCTCGTTTATCGTAATGTGCAAGAACCGTACTGATGTAAACTTTTATTGGGAGAAGTTTTCTGAAGCAGCAGATGGGGACGGTTTGCATAGAGGTGATAGTGCTTTTCTTGTTGATAATAAAGGTATATGGTGGCAACTCATTACACAAGATTTGTCTGAGATGATGAGAGATACTGAACACTTAGAGCACTCTATAAATGAGCTTAATGGTAACGAAGAGATTTGTACAGACGAAATTATGAAAAGAAGAAAATAA
- a CDS encoding MerR family transcriptional regulator produces the protein MNGKDIAKKLNISTTALKHYERWGIIPEVKRASNGYRIYTKEHEVYFQCIRSLKNGFGMSFIKRVMPLFIKNDITSGLWMINHAQSQLQKDKDLVERTIKILNLEDIENVKNTKDKKHKFSIGEVAKEAGVATSTIRHWEKEDLINPKRDMNSGFRVYNYLDLRRILVIKIIQNAVYSLEVVKETLSTINITDLKETRTIVEGSFEYLDYILMEQTRGVAYVYKLIAYISE, from the coding sequence TTGAACGGAAAGGATATTGCAAAGAAATTAAATATAAGCACTACTGCACTTAAGCATTATGAGAGATGGGGAATTATACCAGAGGTCAAACGTGCTAGTAACGGTTATCGTATATACACAAAAGAGCATGAAGTATATTTTCAGTGCATTCGATCTCTTAAAAATGGTTTCGGTATGTCTTTTATAAAAAGAGTTATGCCCTTATTTATCAAAAATGATATTACTTCTGGTTTATGGATGATTAATCATGCTCAATCACAACTTCAAAAGGATAAAGACTTAGTGGAAAGAACCATCAAGATACTTAACTTAGAAGATATTGAAAATGTAAAAAACACGAAGGATAAAAAACACAAATTTTCGATTGGCGAAGTGGCAAAAGAAGCAGGTGTCGCAACGTCAACAATACGGCATTGGGAAAAAGAAGATTTAATTAATCCTAAAAGAGATATGAATAGCGGATTTCGAGTATACAATTACTTGGATTTGAGAAGGATTCTAGTGATTAAAATTATTCAAAATGCAGTTTACTCTTTAGAGGTAGTGAAAGAAACGCTATCTACAATAAATATAACTGATCTAAAGGAAACAAGAACGATAGTAGAGGGTTCTTTCGAATATCTCGACTATATATTAATGGAACAAACTAGGGGTGTAGCGTATGTATATAAATTAATTGCATATATATCGGAGTAA
- a CDS encoding PhzF family phenazine biosynthesis isomerase, with protein sequence MKSIKVHHYDAFSKEPNKGNPAGVVLNGGDLTDREMQQIAFKVGFNETAFPVKSEVADLRIRFFTPGHEMNLCGHATMATVYALKTKGLLGDKADFTVETTAGILPIKISSIDSEIFITMKQASPRFERFNGSKEDLANSIGLKESDIHEDLPILYGSTGAWTLLIPIKELNVFTKMKPNNKEFPAIMKEMPKSSIHPFCMETYDTNADMHARHFSSPFSGTIEDAVTGTASGVMGAFFAKYIINNNVEDSLNLIVEQGHEIQKDGRVVVHISKKRESYDVEITGNAVHVEDFEICVEDEVSQRTGTNYQ encoded by the coding sequence GTGAAATCCATAAAGGTACATCATTATGATGCATTTAGTAAAGAACCTAATAAAGGGAATCCAGCTGGGGTAGTTTTAAACGGAGGTGACCTAACTGATAGAGAAATGCAACAAATAGCTTTCAAAGTAGGGTTTAATGAGACAGCTTTCCCAGTTAAATCGGAGGTAGCTGACCTTAGAATACGTTTTTTTACACCGGGACATGAAATGAACCTATGCGGTCACGCAACAATGGCCACCGTTTACGCTTTAAAAACAAAAGGATTGCTCGGAGATAAAGCCGACTTTACAGTTGAGACAACAGCAGGAATTTTGCCGATAAAAATTTCAAGTATTGATAGTGAAATATTTATAACAATGAAACAGGCTTCACCTCGATTTGAAAGATTCAATGGTTCAAAAGAAGATTTAGCTAACTCGATAGGATTAAAAGAATCGGATATTCATGAAGATTTACCGATTCTATATGGAAGCACAGGTGCATGGACGCTATTAATTCCAATAAAAGAACTTAATGTTTTTACAAAAATGAAACCTAATAACAAGGAATTTCCAGCTATTATGAAGGAAATGCCCAAATCGTCTATTCATCCTTTTTGTATGGAGACCTATGATACTAATGCTGATATGCACGCTAGACACTTTTCTTCACCATTCTCTGGGACAATTGAAGATGCAGTTACGGGAACTGCTTCGGGGGTAATGGGAGCATTTTTCGCTAAGTACATAATCAACAACAATGTTGAAGATTCTCTAAATCTTATAGTTGAGCAAGGTCATGAAATTCAAAAAGATGGTCGAGTTGTGGTGCATATATCGAAGAAAAGAGAATCTTATGATGTTGAAATTACTGGGAATGCAGTTCATGTTGAAGATTTCGAAATTTGTGTAGAAGATGAGGTTTCTCAACGAACGGGTACTAATTATCAATAA
- a CDS encoding GNAT family N-acetyltransferase translates to MKIREANLPDATAIAKVHVDSWRTTYKNIIPDEFLNNLSYKRREELWTNNIPRGNVFVAENDAGKIVGFSSGGKERSGKYEEYQGELSSIYILKEFQGQGIGKLLAKPVIKEIEKSGINTMLVFVLEDNNSRLFYEALGGKVIDKVEVEIAGKKLNELVYGWENIKNILDK, encoded by the coding sequence ATGAAAATAAGAGAAGCTAATTTACCTGATGCAACTGCAATAGCTAAAGTGCACGTTGACAGTTGGAGAACTACGTACAAAAATATTATTCCAGATGAATTCTTGAATAATTTATCATATAAGAGACGAGAAGAATTATGGACTAATAATATTCCAAGAGGAAATGTTTTTGTTGCTGAAAATGATGCCGGGAAGATTGTTGGGTTTTCATCAGGTGGAAAAGAGAGAAGTGGAAAGTATGAAGAGTATCAGGGAGAACTAAGTTCAATCTATATCTTAAAAGAGTTTCAAGGGCAGGGTATAGGAAAGCTGCTCGCTAAACCAGTAATTAAGGAAATTGAGAAATCAGGCATAAATACAATGCTTGTTTTTGTGTTAGAAGATAATAATTCAAGGTTATTTTATGAAGCATTAGGCGGTAAAGTAATAGATAAAGTTGAGGTAGAGATTGCTGGTAAGAAACTCAATGAACTTGTATATGGATGGGAGAATATAAAAAACATACTAGATAAGTAG
- the thiL gene encoding thiamine-phosphate kinase, giving the protein MMDEFSFIDSIRQQFYRQPTLMKGIGDDAAVFRQHTQDIVTAVDTFVEDIHFSKNTMEAYHVGYRALAANISDLAAMGASPAFYLVSIVIPESWSERELAHIFTGMKELASLYKMDLIGGDTVSGNELILSVTVIGYADKGKARYRSTARDGDIAFVTGTLGDSRAGFHILTSEGDYRDARYFIERHQSPSPRVEFAKGLNKLSRTALNDISDGLASEATEIAEASQVTITIHDDYIPTSKSFNQFPEDLQHKWKLYGGEDFELLGTVSSSDWEIVKEIADETNTKISKIGYVTVDADYGGIFLVQHNKRERIYKKGYTHLK; this is encoded by the coding sequence ATGATGGATGAATTTTCATTTATAGATTCGATTAGACAACAGTTTTATAGGCAACCAACCTTAATGAAAGGTATCGGCGATGATGCAGCTGTTTTTCGTCAGCACACGCAGGACATTGTGACAGCTGTGGATACCTTTGTGGAAGACATCCATTTTTCCAAAAATACGATGGAAGCTTATCATGTTGGTTATCGTGCACTTGCAGCAAATATAAGTGATTTGGCGGCGATGGGAGCCTCGCCTGCTTTTTATCTTGTATCCATTGTGATTCCGGAATCCTGGTCTGAGAGAGAACTGGCGCATATTTTCACTGGAATGAAAGAATTGGCGTCCCTTTATAAGATGGATTTAATTGGGGGAGATACGGTGTCTGGAAATGAACTTATATTATCCGTAACGGTTATTGGTTATGCGGATAAGGGAAAAGCTCGTTATCGCAGTACCGCGCGTGATGGTGATATTGCTTTCGTAACAGGCACACTAGGAGATTCACGAGCAGGGTTTCATATATTGACAAGTGAGGGTGACTATAGGGATGCGCGTTATTTTATCGAAAGACATCAATCACCCAGTCCCCGGGTTGAATTCGCGAAAGGTTTAAACAAGTTATCACGCACAGCTTTAAATGATATCAGTGATGGACTTGCAAGTGAAGCTACCGAGATTGCGGAGGCGTCCCAAGTTACGATAACAATACATGATGATTATATCCCGACAAGCAAGTCATTCAATCAATTTCCTGAAGATCTGCAACATAAATGGAAACTTTATGGTGGAGAGGACTTTGAGTTGTTAGGGACCGTCTCAAGCAGTGACTGGGAAATCGTGAAAGAAATTGCTGATGAAACGAATACGAAAATATCTAAAATTGGCTATGTAACTGTGGATGCAGATTACGGTGGCATATTTTTAGTTCAACATAATAAACGCGAACGCATATACAAGAAAGGGTATACCCATTTAAAGTAG
- the tsaE gene encoding tRNA (adenosine(37)-N6)-threonylcarbamoyltransferase complex ATPase subunit type 1 TsaE, whose product MIDYQIKTYTTLETTQLAQALAVLLRPGDLITLDGELGTGKTTFTKGLGTGLGIKRTISSPTFTIVKEYEGELPLYHMDAYRLQDSDEDIGFEEYFDGEGVTVVEWATYIEEFLPDERLKIMISYIDEHTRGFDLTPVGDHYQWVVKELQHSNL is encoded by the coding sequence ATGATTGATTATCAAATAAAAACATATACTACCTTAGAAACTACACAGCTGGCTCAAGCGTTAGCTGTACTACTTAGACCTGGTGATTTAATCACATTAGATGGTGAGCTTGGAACGGGCAAAACCACGTTTACAAAGGGGCTTGGTACTGGACTTGGGATTAAACGTACAATTAGCAGTCCAACGTTTACGATTGTAAAGGAATATGAAGGGGAGCTGCCTTTATATCATATGGATGCCTATCGCCTGCAAGATTCAGATGAGGATATTGGTTTTGAGGAATATTTTGATGGGGAAGGCGTTACAGTGGTGGAATGGGCAACGTATATTGAAGAATTTCTACCCGACGAACGGCTAAAAATTATGATCAGTTATATCGACGAGCATACAAGAGGTTTTGATTTAACCCCTGTAGGCGACCATTATCAATGGGTGGTTAAGGAGTTACAGCATTCAAATTTATAA